In the genome of Thermoanaerobacterium sp. PSU-2, one region contains:
- a CDS encoding alpha-hydroxy-acid oxidizing protein: MDWNEIREKARENMKGYCRGCKRCDGIACAGEVPGMGGTGTGNGFIENIKALDRWKVKLKTLHDVLKPDINTSFLGFEVKMPVFAAPMTGLKGNAGGYLSERDYDIMVAEACKNVGTIFMSGDANDKDMYPAGIDAIKSTGVLGIPFSKPRTVDEIIEKAKIAKEAGAIAFGVDVDGAGLIMMVRSGQFVGPKSRKEIEMIAENIELPLILKGIMTVEEAMIAAEAGAKAIVVSNHGGRVLDHTMGTADVLPDIAKAVGDKIDVLVDGGVRTGIDVLKMLSLGAKAVLIGRPIMIAAHGGGREAIEFYLNKVSDELYQAMILTGCKDLKNVPEVYKAS, from the coding sequence ATGGATTGGAATGAGATAAGAGAAAAAGCAAGGGAAAACATGAAGGGCTATTGCAGAGGATGCAAAAGATGTGATGGCATTGCATGTGCTGGTGAAGTCCCCGGCATGGGAGGCACAGGCACGGGAAATGGCTTCATTGAAAACATAAAGGCATTAGACAGATGGAAAGTCAAGCTGAAGACGCTTCATGATGTCCTAAAGCCCGACATAAACACATCTTTTCTTGGCTTTGAAGTCAAGATGCCTGTTTTTGCTGCTCCAATGACAGGACTTAAGGGAAATGCAGGTGGATATTTGTCTGAGCGTGATTACGATATTATGGTTGCAGAGGCGTGCAAAAATGTAGGAACGATATTTATGTCAGGCGATGCAAATGATAAGGACATGTATCCTGCAGGCATCGATGCTATAAAATCAACAGGTGTTTTAGGCATACCATTTTCTAAACCTCGGACAGTAGATGAGATAATAGAGAAGGCGAAAATTGCTAAGGAAGCAGGTGCTATAGCGTTTGGCGTTGATGTGGATGGAGCTGGGCTTATCATGATGGTAAGAAGCGGTCAGTTTGTAGGTCCAAAATCGAGAAAAGAGATCGAGATGATAGCTGAAAATATTGAGCTTCCTTTAATATTAAAGGGTATCATGACGGTAGAAGAGGCGATGATAGCGGCAGAAGCAGGTGCAAAGGCAATTGTCGTTTCAAATCACGGAGGAAGAGTATTAGATCACACGATGGGGACTGCTGATGTCCTACCTGACATTGCAAAAGCTGTTGGTGACAAAATCGATGTACTTGTGGATGGCGGCGTAAGAACAGGCATAGACGTTTTAAAGATGCTGTCATTGGGAGCAAAAGCCGTCTTAATAGGAAGGCCTATAATGATTGCTGCACATGGAGGAGGAAGAGAAGCCATAGAGTTTTATCTCAACAAGGTTTCTGACGAGTTGTATCAGGCCATGATCCTCACTGGATGCAAGGACTTAAAGAACGTACCAGAAGTGTATAAAGCAAGCTGA
- a CDS encoding nitroreductase family protein produces the protein MKDLKEVFEERRSVNFFDKNKELDEETLKKIIDLAALTPSAFNLQPWEIIAVKSKEAKEKLYDVALKQPKILDAPVTLIMIGDKNAYKEDNPAWWYMRDVGIPDDKIQGSIDFAKNMLYNTDLKANNFAVRNTSLLSMSIMYAAKYYGVDSHAMIGFEEDKLKEAFGIPDDKVVVMLISLGYFDESKTLYPRLKRNGYEKIVKVL, from the coding sequence ATGAAAGATTTAAAAGAAGTATTTGAAGAAAGGCGTTCTGTCAATTTCTTTGATAAAAATAAAGAACTTGATGAAGAGACATTAAAAAAGATAATCGATTTAGCTGCATTAACACCTTCAGCATTCAACTTACAACCTTGGGAAATAATCGCTGTAAAGTCAAAGGAAGCAAAGGAAAAACTTTATGATGTCGCATTGAAACAGCCAAAGATTCTTGATGCTCCGGTTACTTTAATCATGATAGGCGATAAAAACGCATATAAGGAAGATAATCCTGCATGGTGGTACATGAGAGATGTGGGAATTCCTGATGACAAGATACAAGGCAGTATCGATTTTGCTAAAAATATGCTTTACAATACAGACTTAAAGGCGAACAATTTTGCCGTCAGAAATACATCTCTTTTAAGCATGTCCATAATGTACGCCGCAAAATATTATGGCGTTGACTCACATGCAATGATCGGCTTTGAAGAAGATAAGTTAAAAGAAGCATTTGGTATACCTGATGACAAGGTCGTAGTAATGCTTATATCTCTCGGGTACTTCGATGAAAGCAAAACGCTTTATCCAAGGTTAAAGAGAAATGGATATGAAAAGATAGTAAAAGTCCTATAG
- the yfcE gene encoding phosphodiesterase, with amino-acid sequence MKIGIISDTHGDYTSWEKAISYLQNADLILHAGDVLYHGPRNDIPSGYNPKKLIAAINDCKIPILISKGNCDASVDQMVLNIPIQSPYVFAVIENKRFLIQHGDNISQDEIHDLIFRYKLDYFVTGHTHVPVLKKHDNCIIVNPGSTSLSKRDDGINTISIIDDDGIYILDIETGNKILEIKN; translated from the coding sequence ATGAAAATCGGGATAATAAGCGATACACACGGCGATTATACATCTTGGGAAAAAGCCATTAGCTATCTTCAAAATGCTGATTTGATACTTCATGCAGGTGATGTTTTGTATCATGGCCCTAGAAATGACATTCCATCTGGATACAATCCTAAGAAACTTATTGCTGCCATAAATGATTGCAAAATACCTATATTGATATCGAAAGGAAACTGTGATGCATCTGTAGACCAAATGGTATTGAACATCCCTATTCAATCGCCTTACGTCTTTGCAGTGATTGAAAACAAAAGGTTTTTAATACAGCACGGCGACAATATAAGCCAAGACGAAATACATGATTTGATTTTCAGGTACAAACTTGATTATTTTGTTACTGGACATACCCATGTTCCAGTGTTAAAGAAACATGACAACTGCATAATTGTAAATCCAGGTTCTACATCTTTAAGCAAAAGAGATGATGGAATAAATACTATAAGCATAATTGATGACGATGGCATATATATTTTAGACATAGAGACAGGTAATAAGATACTTGAAATAAAAAATTAA
- the queF gene encoding preQ(1) synthase yields the protein MSRDEKELNGLSQLGNKETKYIFDYDPSLLETFPNKHQENDYFVKFNCPEFTSLCPKTGQPDFATIYISYVPDKLMVESKSLKLYLFSFRNHGDFHEDCVNIIMKDLIKLLDPKYIEVWGKFTPRGGISIDPYCNYGRPGTKWEDVAQKRLFYHDMYPEKVDNR from the coding sequence ATGTCAAGAGATGAGAAAGAGCTTAATGGATTATCTCAATTAGGGAATAAAGAGACTAAGTACATTTTCGATTACGATCCATCTTTGCTTGAAACATTCCCTAATAAACATCAAGAGAATGACTATTTTGTAAAGTTCAATTGTCCTGAATTCACAAGCCTTTGCCCTAAGACTGGACAGCCTGACTTTGCAACAATATACATTTCGTATGTTCCAGACAAGCTGATGGTTGAAAGTAAATCATTAAAGCTTTATCTTTTTAGCTTTAGAAATCACGGGGATTTTCATGAAGACTGCGTAAACATAATCATGAAGGATTTAATAAAACTGTTGGATCCAAAATACATCGAGGTTTGGGGCAAGTTCACTCCAAGAGGTGGAATATCTATAGATCCTTACTGTAACTATGGAAGGCCTGGTACGAAGTGGGAAGATGTGGCACAAAAAAGGCTTTTTTACCATGATATGTACCCTGAAAAAGTAGATAACAGGTGA
- a CDS encoding QueT transporter family protein, whose protein sequence is MNGEFLKKKYSLTQKLTISGLVMALYLVVMYFTQNFAFGQYQIRIATSIYALAAIFPFLILPMGLSNMLSNILMGGLGLPDMIGGFFVGILTSYAVYLIRKYRLNDWFISIPIILFPGLIVPIWLSVLLKIPYHILAISVTVGQIIPGIVGVLLVKQLKNKL, encoded by the coding sequence ATGAACGGAGAATTTTTAAAAAAGAAGTACAGCCTTACTCAAAAATTGACTATCTCTGGATTGGTAATGGCATTGTACCTTGTTGTAATGTACTTTACACAAAATTTCGCTTTTGGTCAGTACCAAATAAGAATAGCCACATCGATTTATGCCTTGGCTGCTATTTTCCCATTTTTGATATTGCCGATGGGGTTAAGCAATATGCTTAGCAATATTTTAATGGGAGGCTTAGGGCTTCCTGATATGATTGGAGGCTTCTTTGTAGGCATATTGACGTCGTATGCAGTTTACCTTATTAGAAAGTATCGTCTAAATGATTGGTTTATCTCAATTCCTATAATATTATTTCCAGGCCTTATAGTGCCAATTTGGCTTTCTGTTTTGCTTAAAATACCGTATCATATATTGGCCATAAGCGTTACAGTAGGTCAGATTATACCTGGAATTGTAGGCGTACTGTTAGTCAAACAGTTGAAAAACAAATTATGA
- a CDS encoding YhgE/Pip domain-containing protein, whose amino-acid sequence MIGVIFNELKRLAQNRFIRLAVIVIIFMPLLYSFLYLYAFWDPYGKLDKLPVAVVNQDKSVLYDGKYKSFGDDIVKELKSNHDFKWNFVSYDDGLDGLKGNKYYFMIVIPKDFSKNILSVNGNAVEKAHIQYITNDKKNFLATQLGNKAIENLTQKISDTIRKSYIDTVFSNVKDMGNGLKQASLAEKQLSDGAKMLNDGVSKLNDGINKALVGTNQFKDGLYNLSIGANNASYGASNLANGAQILSQKLDEVDKNSNLILNGMNNLKSGLNGVSQGLNAISNSINQLKSGSTAVTNGYDQIGQSLSSFLTEFDSVSNGLNSIQTNLDSAVAALNNYVDKHPEAMSDSDFKMAVTVVSESNSGLKQIINGLETNKAKIDALNDSLKKLDSATNNLTIGYDKLNDGVSQLQTVVTQIINGENNLSNGISQYANGISLLNQKMSDITSGLLELNDGLNALKQGASSLYNGSKDLNNGLVTVSNGSKQIQENMEKLYKNQDLLYKKLSDASDKIEVMSTTDEKKSMINEPIILDTKRLNPVANYGIGFTPYFIPLSLWVGALILFFIIDIYDKNGYKDISNASIVVGKLLSLSILGIFQSIVSGFVLIEALKLPVNNLLYYYVINAVMSVVFVFIIGFFVMLLGMAGKFFAVVLLMLQLTSSGGVFPMELEPKFFNILNPFFPMTYGTQALREAISGSNIGLIIHDLLILACFGILFMLLSILLSGKVGDKNKIDEKLNAAN is encoded by the coding sequence ATGATAGGTGTGATTTTTAATGAGCTTAAAAGATTGGCACAAAACAGATTTATTAGATTAGCAGTCATAGTGATTATTTTTATGCCACTATTGTACAGCTTTCTTTATTTGTATGCATTTTGGGATCCATATGGCAAGTTAGACAAACTTCCAGTTGCAGTTGTGAATCAGGATAAAAGTGTGCTATACGATGGAAAATATAAAAGTTTTGGGGATGACATTGTAAAGGAATTAAAAAGCAATCATGATTTCAAATGGAATTTTGTAAGCTATGATGATGGTTTAGATGGTTTAAAAGGCAATAAATATTATTTTATGATAGTGATACCAAAGGACTTTTCCAAAAATATTTTAAGTGTCAATGGCAATGCCGTAGAAAAAGCTCATATTCAGTATATAACAAATGACAAAAAGAATTTTTTGGCGACACAGCTTGGAAATAAAGCCATAGAAAATTTGACGCAAAAAATATCTGATACGATAAGGAAAAGCTATATAGATACTGTTTTTTCAAATGTTAAAGACATGGGAAATGGTTTAAAACAAGCTTCTTTAGCGGAAAAACAATTATCAGACGGCGCAAAAATGCTAAATGACGGTGTGTCAAAATTAAATGATGGCATTAACAAAGCTTTGGTTGGAACAAATCAATTTAAAGATGGGTTGTACAATTTAAGTATTGGGGCAAATAATGCATCTTATGGTGCTTCAAATTTAGCAAATGGCGCTCAGATTTTATCTCAGAAATTAGATGAAGTGGACAAAAACAGCAATTTGATTTTAAATGGAATGAATAATCTAAAGAGTGGTTTAAATGGAGTGAGTCAAGGTCTTAATGCAATAAGCAACAGCATAAACCAATTGAAAAGCGGCTCGACCGCTGTAACAAATGGTTACGATCAAATTGGTCAGAGTCTATCGTCATTTTTGACAGAATTTGATTCGGTAAGCAATGGATTGAACAGTATTCAGACAAATTTGGATAGTGCCGTTGCTGCATTAAACAATTATGTTGATAAACACCCCGAGGCCATGTCAGATTCGGATTTTAAGATGGCGGTTACCGTTGTGTCAGAATCAAATTCAGGATTAAAACAAATAATCAACGGACTTGAAACTAACAAGGCCAAGATTGATGCATTGAACGATTCTCTTAAAAAATTAGACAGCGCTACTAATAATTTAACAATTGGATATGACAAATTGAATGATGGAGTATCACAATTGCAAACAGTAGTAACACAAATTATAAATGGTGAAAATAATTTAAGCAATGGCATTTCTCAGTATGCAAATGGAATATCGTTGTTAAATCAAAAGATGAGCGACATTACATCCGGGCTTTTAGAACTTAATGATGGACTTAATGCATTAAAACAAGGTGCTTCTAGTTTATACAATGGCTCTAAAGACTTAAATAACGGGTTGGTGACGGTATCTAATGGCAGCAAGCAGATACAAGAGAACATGGAGAAACTATACAAAAATCAAGATCTTCTTTATAAAAAACTTAGTGATGCATCTGACAAAATAGAAGTGATGAGTACAACTGATGAGAAAAAGAGCATGATAAATGAACCTATTATTCTTGATACTAAGAGATTAAATCCAGTAGCGAATTATGGCATTGGGTTTACACCGTATTTCATACCTTTATCACTTTGGGTTGGCGCATTGATTTTATTCTTTATAATTGATATTTACGATAAAAACGGCTATAAAGATATTAGCAACGCTTCAATTGTCGTAGGTAAACTGCTAAGCTTAAGCATTTTAGGAATTTTTCAATCGATAGTTTCTGGTTTTGTATTGATAGAAGCACTTAAATTGCCTGTGAACAATTTGCTATACTATTACGTTATAAATGCTGTAATGTCTGTGGTTTTTGTGTTTATTATCGGATTTTTTGTAATGCTTCTTGGCATGGCAGGAAAATTCTTCGCCGTTGTTCTTTTGATGCTGCAGTTGACATCATCTGGTGGCGTATTCCCTATGGAATTAGAGCCGAAATTCTTCAATATTTTAAATCCATTTTTTCCAATGACATATGGCACTCAAGCATTGAGAGAGGCTATTTCAGGTTCTAATATTGGGCTAATTATTCACGACTTGCTTATCTTAGCATGTTTTGGTATTTTATTTATGCTTTTGTCAATTTTGCTGTCGGGAAAGGTAGGAGATAAGAATAAAATAGATGAAAAGTTAAATGCTGCAAATTAA
- a CDS encoding TetR/AcrR family transcriptional regulator, whose product MNKTKEKIFNAAIDIISQKGFYKATMDEIADKAGVAKGTLYYHFNSKDDILIFLIDEGLSLLKNQILEKISHMKNSVEKLREIIVVQSNFLFKYKDFVLILLSQLWGKEDIQNSFREKIYDYLKIIEDIIDEGIEEKLIERCDKKLLSSAFFGMISSLIIFQFRNNDVIDPEHIADSVIEYTFNGIHYRD is encoded by the coding sequence ATGAATAAGACAAAGGAAAAGATATTTAATGCAGCCATAGATATAATTTCTCAGAAAGGTTTCTATAAGGCTACAATGGATGAAATTGCAGATAAAGCAGGGGTGGCCAAAGGAACCCTCTATTATCACTTTAATAGCAAAGATGATATATTGATATTCTTAATAGATGAAGGATTGTCGCTTTTAAAGAATCAAATACTGGAGAAAATAAGCCACATGAAAAATTCTGTAGAAAAACTAAGGGAGATAATTGTAGTTCAGTCGAATTTTTTATTTAAGTACAAAGATTTTGTCCTTATATTGCTAAGTCAATTGTGGGGAAAAGAAGATATTCAAAATAGCTTTAGAGAAAAAATATACGATTATTTAAAGATTATTGAGGACATCATTGATGAAGGAATTGAAGAAAAGCTAATAGAAAGATGTGATAAAAAACTGCTATCTTCTGCTTTTTTTGGCATGATAAGCTCTCTTATTATCTTTCAATTTAGAAATAATGATGTTATAGACCCGGAACATATAGCAGATAGTGTTATTGAATATACATTTAATGGAATCCATTATAGAGATTAA
- a CDS encoding DNRLRE domain-containing protein codes for MPSIIIQPSTKDTSLESGYPNSNRGSDPTLWIGRYYIGFSGKSVYRALIQFDLGMVPQGSIVVEAILKLYFNYATNPSIPAYITPFLIVDEWDENTATWNNGPNIDETVFGSTKAVTKEGWYGFNITNIVNGWISGIYKNNGIMLKTPEAQNFETKSFYSKDESINISLRPMLQLTYIGGYPFTLNERRFVKAKFTYTAYDDENFTDVNDCSSYDKYTYFVYNTSENPVIVKLLISPGDDLWIEDGNEIILDAGKTVALVPYLFSQYSRLSYKNKDAGKGANITVWFEAQV; via the coding sequence ATGCCTTCTATAATTATACAGCCATCCACAAAAGATACGTCATTAGAATCGGGTTACCCCAACAGCAATAGAGGAAGTGATCCTACACTTTGGATCGGTAGGTATTACATTGGTTTTTCTGGGAAATCGGTGTATAGAGCTCTTATACAGTTTGATTTAGGCATGGTGCCACAAGGTTCTATCGTGGTTGAAGCTATTTTAAAGCTTTATTTCAATTATGCAACAAATCCATCAATTCCTGCATATATTACACCGTTTTTAATTGTGGATGAATGGGATGAAAATACAGCAACATGGAATAATGGGCCGAATATTGATGAAACAGTATTTGGCTCTACCAAGGCTGTGACTAAAGAGGGCTGGTATGGATTTAATATAACGAATATAGTTAATGGATGGATAAGTGGCATCTACAAAAACAACGGGATAATGCTTAAAACTCCAGAGGCGCAAAACTTTGAAACGAAAAGTTTTTATTCTAAAGATGAATCAATAAACATATCTTTAAGACCAATGTTACAACTGACTTATATAGGAGGATACCCATTTACGCTAAACGAAAGAAGATTTGTGAAGGCGAAGTTTACTTACACGGCATATGATGATGAAAATTTTACAGATGTAAATGATTGCTCATCATATGACAAATATACGTACTTCGTGTATAATACAAGTGAAAATCCAGTTATAGTAAAACTCCTCATAAGTCCTGGTGACGATTTATGGATAGAGGATGGCAATGAAATAATTTTAGATGCAGGCAAAACAGTTGCATTGGTACCTTATTTATTTTCTCAATATTCAAGGTTATCATATAAAAACAAAGATGCAGGAAAAGGAGCAAACATTACCGTGTGGTTTGAGGCACAAGTTTAA
- a CDS encoding TPR domain-containing glycosyltransferase has translation MLSLCMIVKNEEDNLERCLKSVYDVVDEIIIVDTGSTDKTVDIAKKFGATVFYYKWNNDFSAARNFSLDKAKGDWILLMDADDELDEDGKKMIKVLLKDDKIDAYLFETISYVGDEEGSDALSNLNVRIIKNKDEYRFTGAIHEQILISILNHDGNVAEVPIKVYHYGYLRKNIKEKDKRNRNMSILKKELKRDPDNPFHNFNIGAEYMALGNYERAYNYFKKSFDCSKDVKTGYTTKLIIRMIICLNQLNKVDEAFSLCNESIEKYPNVTDIMFLKGMLYHRIGHHQEAINCFRRCIDMGEPPLIDRFITGVGGFKAYLAMGEVFMDIKDIDNAIECFLNSFRLNPSNKAILYKLSNAYFSRYDEKTAIEKIVSHFDVSPEAYTIISDIFFLNGKYHESLKFIDMALNSLKNNITYYIKGRTLMYLHRYGEAVEYFEMIDCGEYTLDSHINNIICCLLIGKDIKNPMLSLKKHFIEAYKVFYKFDLLLKKDVVLPIGVEDTGTYTNVIFIILDKLFEIQEFDLFEKSLNMLNMVNEKDVLLRLGKLYYRHGAYKLAEEELTRSMKLFDIIDEEGMIILSSLCGQKEDKIS, from the coding sequence ATGTTAAGCCTGTGCATGATCGTAAAAAATGAAGAGGACAATCTTGAAAGATGCCTTAAAAGTGTTTACGACGTAGTCGATGAAATTATAATCGTGGATACTGGCAGTACTGATAAAACTGTTGACATAGCGAAAAAATTCGGTGCAACAGTATTTTACTATAAATGGAATAATGACTTTAGTGCAGCCAGAAATTTTTCATTAGATAAGGCAAAAGGCGATTGGATTTTGCTGATGGATGCTGACGACGAGCTTGATGAAGATGGTAAAAAAATGATAAAGGTGCTTTTGAAAGACGATAAAATTGATGCATATTTGTTTGAAACCATAAGCTATGTAGGAGATGAAGAAGGATCAGATGCTCTTTCCAACTTAAATGTAAGGATCATTAAGAATAAAGATGAGTACAGATTTACTGGAGCCATTCATGAACAGATATTGATTTCAATATTAAATCATGATGGAAATGTAGCAGAAGTTCCGATAAAAGTTTATCACTACGGCTATTTGCGCAAAAACATCAAAGAAAAAGATAAAAGAAATAGAAACATGTCTATACTTAAAAAAGAGCTAAAAAGAGATCCAGATAATCCTTTTCACAATTTCAATATTGGAGCAGAGTACATGGCGTTGGGCAATTATGAGCGTGCGTATAATTACTTTAAAAAGTCATTTGATTGTTCAAAAGATGTTAAGACTGGTTATACGACAAAACTGATTATCAGGATGATTATTTGTTTAAATCAACTAAATAAGGTTGACGAAGCATTTAGTTTATGCAATGAGTCCATTGAAAAATACCCAAATGTAACGGATATAATGTTTTTAAAAGGTATGTTATATCATAGAATTGGTCATCACCAAGAAGCAATAAATTGTTTTAGAAGATGTATAGACATGGGGGAACCACCGCTTATTGATAGGTTTATAACTGGTGTAGGCGGATTTAAAGCTTACCTTGCCATGGGGGAAGTTTTTATGGATATAAAAGATATTGACAATGCTATTGAATGTTTTTTAAATTCATTTAGACTTAATCCCTCCAATAAAGCAATACTGTATAAATTATCAAACGCTTATTTCAGCAGATACGATGAGAAAACTGCAATAGAAAAAATTGTTTCGCATTTTGATGTGTCACCTGAAGCGTATACGATTATAAGCGATATATTTTTTTTAAATGGCAAGTATCATGAATCGCTAAAATTTATAGACATGGCACTAAATTCACTGAAGAATAATATAACGTATTATATAAAAGGAAGAACATTGATGTATTTACACAGATATGGTGAAGCCGTAGAATATTTTGAAATGATAGATTGCGGTGAATACACCCTTGATAGTCATATTAATAATATTATTTGCTGCTTATTAATTGGTAAAGATATAAAAAATCCAATGTTGTCGTTAAAAAAACACTTTATAGAGGCTTATAAAGTATTTTACAAATTTGACCTATTGCTTAAAAAAGATGTGGTATTGCCAATAGGCGTTGAAGACACTGGCACATATACAAATGTTATTTTTATTATACTCGATAAATTATTTGAGATTCAGGAATTTGATTTGTTTGAAAAATCTTTAAATATGCTTAATATGGTAAATGAGAAAGATGTTTTGTTGAGATTAGGAAAACTTTATTATCGGCATGGAGCGTACAAACTTGCTGAAGAAGAATTGACACGTTCTATGAAGCTATTTGATATAATCGATGAAGAAGGTATGATTATATTAAGCAGTTTGTGTGGGCAAAAGGAAGATAAAATTAGTTGA
- a CDS encoding DUF6385 domain-containing protein: MPNNIVFNPVAEQLKTLVHGMQGTTPTPLLLDSTTGKLLSTVDGSVTVAGTVTAQGTLTVTASNFDIRPLSGATDSVTISSGTVTVAGTVTVTASSLDIRPLTASTDSFTLGSRTFLEDSTSIAGVTGTGVVLMENTGNKSMYSYYITNTGTNTISIKLQISPTTTDTYFVDDINSISLAGGSITVLTAIKFMQYTRLYYDTGGAAATAEFYYNAQV, translated from the coding sequence ATGCCTAACAATATAGTTTTTAATCCAGTGGCGGAGCAACTAAAAACTTTGGTTCATGGAATGCAAGGCACAACACCAACACCTCTATTGTTAGATTCGACGACAGGAAAGCTTTTGTCAACTGTTGATGGTTCTGTGACTGTAGCAGGTACAGTAACGGCACAAGGAACTTTAACGGTTACCGCATCAAACTTTGATATAAGACCTCTAAGTGGTGCAACTGATTCTGTGACTATTAGCAGCGGCACAGTTACAGTCGCTGGTACAGTGACTGTAACAGCATCATCGCTGGATATAAGGCCTCTTACTGCTTCAACCGATTCATTTACACTTGGAAGCAGGACATTCTTAGAAGACTCCACAAGCATTGCAGGCGTGACTGGAACAGGTGTTGTTCTAATGGAGAATACAGGCAACAAATCCATGTACTCTTATTATATAACGAATACAGGCACTAATACTATTTCCATTAAACTCCAGATAAGTCCTACTACTACTGACACCTATTTTGTTGATGACATCAATAGTATTAGTCTGGCAGGCGGATCTATTACAGTCTTGACTGCTATTAAATTTATGCAGTATACAAGATTGTATTACGACACAGGTGGTGCCGCAGCCACTGCAGAATTTTATTATAACGCTCAGGTTTAA
- a CDS encoding arginase — MVRSLLSIDWDYFIPLKKEWLNSYTETPRNIEWIWYKRYLESSLRGVDLEKSIGISLRLNNFWNKIREHFSFAKDIEVYVSESHMLSYHIAIKNECEEVYSLDAHADLGYGGISSVNFKLNCANWMGKLLNEGRIKRAHIVYSHHTTEKPEDFKDFNKLFTVRYYNDIDALPKGIYTAAIHICRSGAWTPPWLDDEFFKLVNNLNLPYKVVKLYKRKWDIEKTQLSDLLYYLNFS, encoded by the coding sequence ATGGTTCGCAGTCTACTAAGTATAGATTGGGATTACTTTATTCCTTTAAAAAAAGAGTGGTTGAATTCCTACACTGAGACACCAAGAAATATAGAGTGGATATGGTATAAAAGGTATTTAGAAAGCTCTTTAAGAGGTGTTGACTTAGAAAAATCGATAGGCATATCCTTGCGGTTGAATAATTTTTGGAATAAGATAAGAGAACATTTCAGTTTTGCAAAAGACATTGAAGTATACGTATCTGAGTCTCACATGTTGTCATATCATATAGCTATAAAAAATGAATGTGAAGAAGTGTACTCTTTAGATGCGCATGCTGATTTAGGATATGGGGGAATTAGTTCGGTAAACTTTAAGTTAAATTGTGCTAATTGGATGGGTAAACTGCTAAATGAAGGTCGGATAAAAAGGGCTCATATAGTGTACAGCCATCATACAACCGAAAAGCCAGAGGATTTTAAAGATTTTAATAAACTTTTTACGGTCAGGTATTACAATGATATTGATGCATTGCCTAAGGGTATATATACGGCAGCTATACATATATGCAGATCGGGTGCATGGACACCTCCTTGGCTTGACGATGAGTTTTTTAAGCTTGTAAATAACCTAAACCTGCCATATAAAGTGGTTAAACTTTATAAAAGGAAATGGGACATTGAAAAAACGCAACTTTCAGACCTACTTTATTATCTCAATTTTTCATAA